One Propionispora hippei DSM 15287 genomic window carries:
- the fliB gene encoding flagellin lysine-N-methylase, whose product MEETLRKQVMCLYLYTSLCQSFACGMCGRCCRNDWLVSVDEATYVRSRTLFCQTGRQAEFEQAFVPLTGTRQAGEYAYIAKRDGGACWFLGGENLCRLQREAGHGFLDTVCQTFPRYPMSTARGLELTLSFSCSRVVELACQTDRLEVLRRDSPPFTVAPDAVVLTVHPQQRPASDPLHYYFEIEQHLLDILQWRGAPLSHRLRLLADTVTALQRLAGAEALGEQLTRLLYRNYDYMDAAGDSSGTDYGPAERLCEHFLVNLVFKKPFYLYGWQESLKLLRLIEDKLERTRATAADQLAEVREQVMAIESSYCHNRQALYQLLARP is encoded by the coding sequence ATGGAAGAAACGCTTAGGAAACAGGTGATGTGTTTGTACCTCTATACAAGTCTTTGCCAATCCTTTGCCTGTGGCATGTGCGGCCGCTGCTGCCGTAACGACTGGCTGGTGAGTGTCGATGAAGCTACCTATGTCCGCAGCCGGACGCTATTTTGTCAAACAGGGCGGCAGGCGGAATTTGAGCAGGCCTTTGTGCCGCTGACCGGAACAAGGCAAGCCGGCGAGTACGCCTATATTGCCAAACGGGATGGTGGAGCCTGCTGGTTTTTGGGCGGGGAAAATCTTTGCCGTTTGCAGCGTGAAGCCGGTCATGGCTTTTTGGATACCGTATGCCAGACCTTTCCCCGTTATCCGATGAGCACCGCCCGGGGGCTGGAACTGACGCTCAGTTTTAGCTGTTCCCGGGTGGTGGAGCTGGCCTGCCAGACCGACCGGCTGGAGGTGCTGCGCCGCGACAGCCCGCCCTTTACCGTCGCGCCCGACGCCGTGGTGCTGACCGTGCACCCGCAGCAGCGGCCGGCCAGCGATCCGCTTCATTATTACTTCGAGATCGAGCAGCACCTGCTGGACATTTTGCAGTGGCGCGGTGCCCCGCTTAGCCATCGCCTGCGGCTGCTGGCTGATACCGTTACGGCGCTGCAGCGCCTGGCAGGCGCCGAAGCGCTGGGTGAGCAGCTTACCCGGCTGCTGTACCGCAATTACGACTATATGGATGCCGCCGGTGACAGCAGCGGGACTGACTATGGCCCGGCAGAACGGCTATGTGAACACTTCCTGGTCAATCTGGTATTTAAGAAGCCCTTTTATTTGTATGGCTGGCAGGAAAGCCTGAAACTGCTCAGGCTAATAGAGGATAAACTCGAACGGACGCGCGCCACGGCGGCGGACCAACTGGCGGAGGTGCGGGAACAGGTTATGGCCATAGAAAGCAGCTACTGTCACAACCGGCAGGCGCTGTACCAACTGCTGGCCCGCCCTTAA
- the pflA gene encoding pyruvate formate-lyase-activating protein, with product MQGYYHSIETFGTVDGPGIRYVLFLSGCTLGCSFCHNPDTWQRGEKTITVGEVLADIDRYRSYYQSSGGGLTVSGGEPLLQPGFVAALFKAAQAAGLHTLLDTSGHCPPENLAAVLTHTNMVQFGLKAASPRLHHRLTGTDHRFILANLHYTSLQSSRLVVRYVLIPRLTDTPEELGLLTGIITALPNQPTVELLPYHTMGCEKWEQLNRPYALTGIPSATDQETERATGYLQSRGLTVL from the coding sequence ATGCAAGGGTATTACCATTCCATTGAAACTTTCGGCACCGTCGACGGGCCGGGCATACGGTATGTGCTGTTTTTAAGCGGCTGCACCCTGGGCTGCTCTTTCTGCCACAACCCGGATACCTGGCAACGGGGCGAAAAAACTATCACTGTCGGCGAGGTGCTGGCCGATATCGACCGCTACCGGTCCTATTACCAATCGTCCGGCGGGGGTCTTACGGTCAGCGGCGGTGAACCGCTGCTGCAGCCCGGCTTTGTCGCCGCCTTGTTTAAGGCAGCTCAAGCCGCCGGCTTGCATACCCTGCTGGATACCTCCGGCCATTGTCCGCCGGAAAATCTGGCAGCCGTCCTCACCCACACCAATATGGTGCAGTTCGGCCTGAAAGCGGCCAGCCCACGGCTGCACCACCGGTTAACCGGCACTGACCACCGCTTCATTCTGGCTAATCTCCACTACACCTCGCTGCAGTCCAGCCGCCTGGTGGTCCGCTACGTGCTGATCCCCCGCCTGACCGATACTCCGGAGGAACTGGGCCTGCTGACCGGCATCATCACGGCGCTGCCCAACCAGCCAACAGTCGAGCTGCTGCCCTACCATACGATGGGCTGTGAAAAATGGGAACAACTTAACCGCCCTTATGCGCTGACTGGTATTCCGTCAGCCACCGACCAGGAGACAGAACGGGCTACCGGCTATTTGCAATCAAGAGGCCTTACCGTATTGTAA
- a CDS encoding 2-oxoacid:ferredoxin oxidoreductase subunit beta yields the protein MEELKTPYTPTWCPGCGDYGILNGLKKALASLPEGPENIALVSGIGCAPKIAQYVNTYRIETLHGRTLPVATGLKLANRNLTVIAEGGDGDGMGLGMGHFIHTARRNLDIAYFIHNNQVYGLTKGQTSPTSELGMTTKFTPPPKGNVEHSINIVHMALHAGATFVARSFSADAKLADILVQAVQHKGFAVVDILQPCVSFNKVNSYQWYMDRVYPLQNLPDYDAADFAKAAELATQWGERIPIGVFYQTERPVFEDSLPQLAGEPLVKQSLEAINIQPLMDELA from the coding sequence ATGGAAGAATTAAAAACACCCTATACTCCTACCTGGTGTCCCGGCTGCGGTGACTATGGGATTTTGAACGGACTGAAAAAAGCCTTGGCGTCGCTGCCGGAGGGACCGGAGAATATCGCTTTGGTCAGCGGCATCGGCTGTGCGCCCAAGATCGCTCAGTATGTCAACACCTACCGGATTGAAACGCTGCACGGCCGCACACTGCCGGTAGCTACAGGTCTAAAGCTGGCCAACCGGAATCTGACCGTCATTGCCGAAGGCGGCGACGGCGACGGGATGGGCCTGGGTATGGGGCATTTTATTCATACGGCCCGGCGCAATCTGGATATTGCCTACTTTATTCACAACAATCAGGTCTATGGCCTGACCAAGGGGCAGACCTCGCCGACCAGCGAACTGGGCATGACAACTAAATTTACCCCGCCGCCCAAAGGGAATGTGGAGCATTCGATCAATATCGTCCATATGGCCCTGCACGCCGGCGCTACTTTTGTCGCCCGCTCTTTCTCGGCCGATGCGAAGCTGGCCGATATTCTGGTCCAGGCTGTTCAGCACAAGGGCTTTGCTGTGGTCGACATCCTGCAGCCTTGTGTATCCTTTAACAAGGTCAACAGCTACCAATGGTATATGGACAGGGTTTATCCGCTGCAGAACCTGCCGGACTACGATGCCGCAGATTTTGCAAAGGCCGCTGAGCTAGCGACCCAGTGGGGTGAAAGGATCCCTATCGGTGTATTTTATCAGACCGAACGGCCTGTCTTTGAAGATTCACTGCCGCAACTGGCCGGGGAGCCCTTGGTTAAACAGTCCCTTGAGGCTATTAATATTCAGCCTTTAATGGATGAACTGGCATGA
- a CDS encoding 4-hydroxythreonine-4-phosphate dehydrogenase PdxA, whose translation MVVRSLANPDIYQQVRPLIIGSKKIVERALLVTNSQLTMQAVAAPANGIYRSGTLDVLDIDNVQPDAVPFGVISATAGQAAYDYIKTAIALALDKKIDGVATAPIQKEAIHQAGIPYIGHTEMFTGLTDSPKAVTMFHVNKMRIFFLSRHLSLLKACQYVTYENVLPFIENCAVAMKRLGLPNARLAVAALNPHGGEQGLCGDEEMTALAPAVKTAQEKGIRAMGPIPADSIFRLFDIDQCDAVLSLYHDQGHIAAKVHDLARTVSVTVGLPFVRTSVDHGTAFDIAGKGLASSKSMEESIRVTGLYVNLIQANGSDPV comes from the coding sequence ATCGTCGTCCGCTCGCTGGCCAACCCGGACATCTACCAGCAGGTTCGCCCGCTCATTATCGGCAGCAAAAAAATCGTTGAACGGGCCTTGCTCGTCACCAACAGCCAACTGACCATGCAGGCTGTCGCCGCTCCGGCGAACGGTATCTACCGCTCCGGCACTCTTGACGTGCTGGATATCGACAATGTACAGCCCGACGCGGTGCCCTTCGGCGTCATCAGCGCCACCGCCGGTCAGGCTGCCTACGACTATATCAAAACAGCCATTGCCCTGGCGCTGGACAAAAAAATTGACGGTGTTGCCACTGCCCCGATCCAGAAGGAGGCTATCCACCAGGCTGGCATACCTTATATCGGCCACACCGAAATGTTTACCGGTCTGACCGACTCACCCAAGGCGGTCACCATGTTTCATGTCAATAAAATGCGGATTTTCTTCCTCAGCCGCCATCTGTCCCTCTTAAAAGCCTGCCAGTATGTCACCTATGAAAATGTGCTGCCCTTTATCGAAAATTGTGCGGTCGCCATGAAACGGCTGGGCCTGCCCAATGCCCGCCTGGCAGTGGCTGCGCTCAACCCCCACGGCGGCGAGCAGGGCCTGTGCGGCGACGAGGAAATGACGGCACTGGCCCCGGCGGTTAAAACCGCTCAGGAAAAGGGCATCCGGGCCATGGGCCCCATTCCGGCCGATTCGATTTTCCGCCTCTTTGACATCGACCAGTGCGATGCCGTCCTGTCGCTCTACCATGATCAGGGCCATATTGCCGCCAAGGTGCACGATCTGGCCCGGACGGTCAGCGTAACCGTCGGACTGCCTTTCGTCCGCACCTCGGTCGACCACGGCACGGCCTTCGACATTGCCGGCAAGGGTCTGGCCAGTTCCAAAAGCATGGAAGAGTCGATCCGGGTGACCGGACTGTATGTCAACCTAATCCAAGCCAACGGGAGTGATCCGGTATGA
- a CDS encoding four-carbon acid sugar kinase family protein, translating into MAEWAVIADDLTGANTAGVLLTNSYFRTLTTIEHGTIGKFPLQDYDAIVVNASSRTLDPAEAYERIRECTGQLLQRGITRFSKRIDSTIRGNLGAEIEGMMDALPDNAIACVVAVYPASGRMVVGGYQLVNGIPVHKTPAGSDPVKPVHSSALSEEISTQTALPQGLIPLSVTLQGSEAITAAARRQIEQGARILLFDAITFADIGAIAEGINRLQVPWFAVDPGPFTQKACELAYLGKQRVTRKKAGKVFIVAASASDLTRSQLAYLQNECQAHIIDVDIRHFLDSDGEQPVEEVIAREIWEISQCNDVFGLRAAGNKEFLIDIKAEAHKRGITQDDIARRITYGLARIARKALQPGMNYLKGIYLTGGDMTVAFCRESQVEAIELIDEVQPHISFGTLVGGPLHGIALITKGGLIGETNTVMVCTKYLLNY; encoded by the coding sequence ATGGCCGAGTGGGCAGTCATTGCTGATGATTTAACCGGCGCCAATACGGCAGGCGTCCTGCTGACCAATAGCTATTTCCGTACATTGACCACTATCGAGCATGGCACCATTGGAAAATTCCCCCTCCAGGACTATGACGCCATTGTTGTCAACGCCTCCAGCCGCACCCTGGACCCTGCTGAAGCATACGAGCGCATCCGGGAATGCACCGGACAATTGCTGCAACGCGGGATTACCCGCTTTTCCAAACGGATCGACAGCACCATCCGGGGCAATCTGGGTGCCGAAATCGAGGGCATGATGGACGCCCTGCCGGACAACGCCATTGCCTGTGTCGTGGCCGTCTATCCGGCTTCGGGACGCATGGTCGTCGGCGGCTACCAATTGGTCAACGGCATACCGGTCCATAAAACCCCGGCCGGCAGCGATCCGGTCAAGCCGGTACACAGCAGCGCGCTGAGTGAGGAAATCAGCACCCAGACAGCCTTGCCACAAGGCCTTATCCCCCTGTCGGTCACGCTGCAGGGCAGCGAGGCCATTACCGCGGCAGCCCGCCGGCAAATCGAACAGGGCGCACGCATCCTGCTGTTTGACGCCATCACTTTTGCCGATATCGGCGCGATTGCTGAGGGCATTAACCGCCTGCAGGTTCCCTGGTTTGCCGTAGACCCCGGCCCGTTCACTCAAAAGGCCTGCGAACTGGCCTACCTGGGCAAACAGCGGGTCACCCGGAAAAAAGCCGGCAAGGTGTTTATCGTCGCCGCCAGTGCCTCCGACCTGACCCGCAGCCAATTAGCCTATTTGCAGAATGAATGTCAGGCCCACATTATCGACGTGGATATCCGTCACTTCCTCGATTCCGACGGGGAGCAGCCGGTGGAAGAAGTCATCGCCCGCGAAATATGGGAAATCAGCCAGTGTAATGATGTGTTCGGACTGCGGGCCGCCGGCAATAAGGAGTTTTTAATCGACATTAAGGCCGAAGCCCATAAACGGGGCATCACCCAGGACGACATTGCCCGGCGCATCACCTATGGCCTGGCCCGCATCGCCCGCAAAGCCCTGCAGCCGGGAATGAATTACTTAAAAGGCATCTATCTGACCGGCGGCGATATGACAGTAGCCTTCTGCCGCGAAAGCCAGGTCGAAGCCATTGAACTGATCGATGAGGTCCAGCCGCACATTTCCTTCGGCACCCTGGTCGGCGGCCCGCTGCACGGCATCGCCCTCATTACCAAGGGCGGCCTGATCGGCGAAACCAACACCGTGATGGTCTGCACCAAATATCTGTTAAACTATTAA
- a CDS encoding MFS transporter, producing the protein MSRFRWVVLAIIFVTYAINFADRSNIGVALPFIQKEFHFNNFEAGSIASFFFLGYAISQIPAGFWLSKFGARGIVPASILGFSLFTYLIGTAQSVAAIKWFRLGLGIFEGPTPVGLTSTINNWFPPKEKATGVGFYIASTMFAPIVIPPLCVWIATEFGWRTIFYTFSLPGFAMAVIWYLLVRNKPAESPYVNEQEARYIQGAGETATVKQAEAVSLGWLDKLIRAKNIAKIENRKNIFTSWNIWGNCLAYFMMVSVLYGLMTWIPSYLVNAKHYSFLKMGFVAAAPWVGGLIGSILGGWISDKLLHKRRKPTMLLTALSTCLMMAVMVNLPESSTAVSAALFMTGFLLNVGWPAFTAYPMGLTTGSTYPIAIALVNSGGNLGGFFSPMIAGALLDKFQTYDFVFTYFGLAAIIGFLIILTLDEPVEIKKTQGEIQHGRVGSHC; encoded by the coding sequence ATGAGTCGATTCCGTTGGGTTGTTCTAGCCATTATCTTTGTTACCTATGCGATCAATTTTGCCGACCGCAGCAATATCGGCGTAGCCTTGCCTTTTATCCAGAAAGAATTTCACTTTAACAATTTTGAGGCCGGTTCCATTGCCAGTTTCTTTTTCCTGGGCTATGCCATCAGCCAAATACCGGCAGGCTTCTGGCTCAGTAAATTCGGCGCCCGCGGCATAGTGCCGGCTTCGATTTTGGGCTTTTCCCTGTTTACCTATTTGATCGGCACTGCCCAGTCGGTGGCCGCCATCAAATGGTTCCGCCTGGGGCTGGGCATTTTTGAAGGCCCCACGCCAGTCGGTCTGACCTCTACTATCAACAACTGGTTTCCGCCGAAGGAAAAGGCCACCGGTGTCGGTTTCTACATCGCTTCCACCATGTTTGCCCCCATTGTCATTCCGCCGCTGTGCGTCTGGATCGCCACCGAATTCGGCTGGCGCACCATCTTCTACACCTTCTCGCTGCCGGGCTTTGCTATGGCGGTCATCTGGTATCTGCTGGTGCGCAACAAGCCGGCCGAAAGCCCCTATGTGAACGAACAGGAGGCCCGCTATATTCAGGGAGCCGGCGAGACTGCCACGGTCAAGCAGGCAGAGGCCGTGTCACTGGGCTGGCTGGATAAGCTGATTCGGGCTAAGAATATTGCAAAAATTGAAAATAGAAAGAATATTTTCACCTCCTGGAATATCTGGGGCAACTGCCTGGCCTACTTTATGATGGTCAGCGTGCTCTATGGCTTAATGACCTGGATTCCTTCCTATCTGGTCAACGCCAAGCATTACTCTTTCCTCAAGATGGGCTTTGTCGCCGCCGCGCCGTGGGTGGGCGGGCTGATCGGTTCCATCCTGGGCGGCTGGATTTCCGACAAGCTGCTGCACAAACGCCGCAAACCGACCATGCTGCTGACAGCGCTGTCCACCTGCCTGATGATGGCGGTTATGGTCAATCTGCCAGAAAGCTCCACCGCCGTTTCGGCCGCCCTGTTTATGACCGGGTTCCTGCTTAATGTAGGCTGGCCGGCCTTTACCGCCTACCCGATGGGCCTTACCACAGGCAGCACCTATCCAATAGCTATCGCCTTGGTCAATAGCGGCGGCAATCTGGGCGGCTTCTTTTCTCCCATGATCGCCGGCGCCCTGCTGGACAAATTCCAAACCTACGACTTTGTCTTTACCTATTTCGGTTTGGCGGCGATTATCGGCTTCCTAATCATTCTGACTCTGGATGAACCGGTAGAAATTAAGAAAACGCAAGGAGAGATACAACATGGCCGAGTGGGCAGTCATTGCTGA
- a CDS encoding MFS transporter yields MQVSGEAKGVSLLQMHDFRCFWLSRVASVLAYQMLSVAVGWQIYDLTNSTFYLGIAGLLQFLPMVLLMLPAGHVIDRYNRTLIIRLCQLSEGLGVFLLAMGSLTGWLNKETILSLVFLIGAARTFEMPCMQVLLTGVVEREVLPQALALAASSSQTAVIAGPALGGLLYVYGPGAVFACVSGLYFLSIFFLGRIRKKQEAVKGEKPDLRSALVGLSFIRSRPVILGAISLDLFAVLLGGATALLPVFARKILLAGPAGLGLLRSAPAVGSVLMALFLAHRPLKNQVGRKMFLAVIVFGLATIAFALSTSFVLSIGALIVLGTADTISVVVRGALVQLNTPDEMRGRVSSVNALFVGTSNQLGEFESGMAATWLGLVPSVILGGVATILVALIWMRLFPSLKNIQRLESSVKGQP; encoded by the coding sequence ATGCAAGTTTCTGGGGAGGCAAAAGGAGTTTCTCTTTTGCAAATGCATGATTTTCGATGTTTTTGGCTGTCCAGGGTAGCCAGTGTCCTGGCTTATCAAATGCTGAGCGTGGCCGTCGGCTGGCAGATCTATGATCTGACAAATAGCACGTTCTATTTGGGGATCGCCGGGTTGTTGCAATTTCTGCCGATGGTTCTGCTGATGCTGCCTGCTGGCCATGTGATTGACCGCTACAACCGGACGCTTATTATCCGGTTGTGCCAATTGAGTGAGGGTCTTGGTGTTTTTCTGCTGGCCATGGGCAGTTTGACCGGGTGGCTCAATAAGGAAACGATTTTGTCGCTGGTCTTTCTTATCGGGGCGGCCCGTACGTTTGAGATGCCGTGCATGCAAGTACTGCTGACAGGGGTTGTGGAACGGGAGGTTTTGCCCCAGGCGCTCGCTCTTGCCGCTTCGTCGTCCCAGACGGCGGTCATTGCCGGGCCGGCGCTGGGCGGCCTGCTGTATGTCTATGGTCCGGGAGCCGTGTTTGCCTGTGTGAGCGGATTATATTTCCTGTCAATTTTCTTCCTGGGAAGAATCAGAAAAAAACAGGAAGCAGTAAAAGGCGAGAAACCGGATTTGCGGTCAGCTCTGGTGGGACTTTCGTTTATCCGCAGCAGGCCGGTCATTTTAGGCGCCATTTCACTGGATTTGTTTGCGGTTCTATTGGGCGGCGCCACAGCCCTGTTGCCGGTCTTTGCCAGAAAAATCTTGCTCGCCGGTCCGGCGGGTTTGGGACTGTTGCGCTCCGCGCCGGCGGTAGGGTCGGTGCTGATGGCCTTGTTCTTAGCTCACCGGCCACTGAAAAACCAGGTGGGCCGGAAGATGTTTCTGGCCGTCATTGTGTTTGGCCTGGCGACCATTGCTTTTGCTCTGTCCACCTCGTTTGTCCTGTCGATTGGCGCACTGATTGTGTTGGGAACGGCAGATACAATCAGTGTGGTCGTACGCGGTGCTTTAGTTCAGTTGAATACACCCGATGAAATGCGCGGACGGGTCAGTTCGGTCAATGCTTTGTTCGTAGGTACGTCCAATCAGTTGGGCGAATTTGAATCAGGCATGGCTGCTACCTGGCTGGGTTTGGTGCCGTCGGTGATTTTAGGCGGTGTGGCAACCATCCTGGTCGCGCTTATTTGGATGAGATTATTTCCCTCGCTGAAAAACATTCAGCGCCTGGAAAGCAGCGTCAAAGGACAGCCGTAG
- the tpiA gene encoding triose-phosphate isomerase — protein sequence MTSNNRPYGKPLIGTSWKMNKTNQEALTYLQRLQERLKDRSGASVFILPPFSALSETQRFLQESDSPILFGSQNVHWDDAGAFTGEVSAPMLKEIGCQFVEINHQERRRWFSETNETANWKIHAVLRNNMSPIICLGEEKRETWDLTEAFLRYQLLQLLAGLEPAAAANIILAYEPLWAIGAAEAASPAHVAQVHALLRRLLTEKYGITVAQAIPLLYGGSVNRQNAAELSLLPEVDGLFVGRAALEPDGLADLVELALQAPSAASSIA from the coding sequence ATGACCAGCAACAACAGGCCCTACGGCAAACCCCTTATCGGCACAAGCTGGAAAATGAACAAAACCAACCAGGAAGCGCTGACTTACCTGCAGCGCCTGCAGGAACGGCTCAAGGACCGCTCCGGTGCTTCTGTCTTTATCCTGCCGCCGTTCAGCGCCCTATCGGAAACGCAGCGGTTTCTGCAAGAGAGCGACAGCCCTATCCTGTTCGGTTCCCAAAATGTCCATTGGGACGACGCCGGCGCCTTTACCGGTGAGGTCTCAGCACCGATGCTGAAAGAAATCGGCTGCCAGTTTGTTGAAATCAATCACCAAGAACGGCGGCGCTGGTTCAGTGAAACCAACGAAACCGCCAATTGGAAAATTCACGCCGTGCTGCGTAATAATATGTCGCCAATTATCTGCCTGGGCGAAGAAAAACGGGAAACCTGGGATTTGACCGAAGCCTTTCTGCGCTATCAGCTGCTGCAGCTGCTGGCCGGTCTCGAGCCGGCGGCGGCAGCCAACATCATCCTGGCCTATGAGCCGCTCTGGGCCATCGGCGCCGCCGAGGCCGCCTCGCCTGCCCATGTGGCCCAGGTTCACGCCTTGCTCCGCCGGCTGCTAACCGAAAAATATGGTATTACGGTAGCTCAAGCCATCCCGCTGCTCTACGGCGGCAGCGTCAACCGGCAAAACGCCGCGGAACTGTCCTTACTGCCCGAGGTGGACGGTCTCTTTGTCGGCCGCGCCGCTCTCGAACCCGACGGCCTGGCCGATCTGGTCGAACTGGCCCTTCAGGCGCCGTCCGCCGCTTCCTCTATCGCTTAA
- a CDS encoding (2Fe-2S)-binding protein, which produces MKICSSLKVVISIENELNQEILDKLTKVCLCKGISRATMKKAIAGGADTVEKVRKATGAGSGSCGGRRCTPKIEELLAATTSSEQ; this is translated from the coding sequence TTGAAGATTTGCTCTAGTCTAAAGGTGGTGATTTCGATAGAAAACGAACTCAACCAGGAGATACTGGATAAGCTGACCAAGGTATGCCTGTGCAAGGGCATTAGCCGGGCTACCATGAAGAAGGCCATTGCCGGCGGTGCCGATACGGTGGAAAAGGTGCGAAAAGCGACCGGCGCCGGCTCGGGTTCCTGTGGCGGACGGCGCTGTACGCCGAAGATTGAGGAACTGCTGGCCGCGACGACAAGCAGCGAGCAATAA
- a CDS encoding MurR/RpiR family transcriptional regulator: protein MTHPRSQESDAFNLTNASCPAKESVSEAATSTDGADQHDSHTEAATNQVLAQLTERYHALGRQTKLVADYVLKNPKSVVLLSIAELADQCQVSQFTVTHLCKTIGLSGYQELKLALSRTFIKPLENIHEEIGETDQIPDIATKLAESHIASIHFTRQNVDMQQVKRVVDALAVTGRVDIYGMGNAGVAAQSALNKFFRLGLDVRVPQDSHLQSMYASLLKPGDVAIGISTAGSSKDVLDAMRQAKQAGATTVALTSRAGSPLAKTCELKLITTSQESMYRSESMENLIAQIYLLDVLYVSVAMLKKDMFLNNLQKTRKALLVKKV, encoded by the coding sequence ATGACTCATCCACGTTCGCAGGAGAGCGACGCTTTCAACCTTACTAACGCATCGTGTCCGGCCAAAGAATCCGTTAGCGAGGCAGCAACCAGCACGGATGGAGCCGACCAGCACGATTCCCATACAGAGGCGGCAACCAACCAGGTCCTGGCTCAACTAACGGAAAGGTACCATGCTTTAGGCCGACAGACTAAACTGGTGGCGGATTACGTGCTCAAGAATCCGAAAAGCGTAGTCCTGTTAAGTATCGCCGAACTGGCCGACCAATGTCAGGTAAGCCAGTTTACGGTAACCCATCTCTGCAAAACCATTGGCCTGTCCGGTTATCAGGAGCTAAAGCTGGCTTTATCCCGGACCTTTATTAAACCGTTGGAGAACATTCATGAAGAAATCGGCGAAACCGACCAAATTCCCGACATAGCGACCAAACTGGCGGAATCTCATATCGCTTCCATTCATTTTACCCGCCAGAATGTCGACATGCAGCAAGTCAAACGGGTGGTCGACGCCCTGGCCGTTACCGGCCGGGTAGACATTTATGGCATGGGCAATGCCGGTGTAGCGGCGCAAAGCGCGCTCAACAAATTTTTCCGTCTGGGGCTGGATGTCCGGGTTCCCCAGGACAGTCACCTGCAGTCCATGTACGCCTCGCTGCTCAAGCCGGGCGATGTGGCTATCGGTATCAGCACCGCCGGCAGCAGCAAGGATGTCCTTGATGCCATGCGCCAGGCCAAACAGGCCGGCGCCACCACCGTGGCCCTGACCAGCCGGGCCGGCTCGCCCTTGGCCAAGACCTGCGAGCTTAAGCTGATTACCACTTCCCAGGAATCCATGTACCGCAGCGAGTCCATGGAAAACCTGATTGCCCAGATTTATCTCCTGGATGTGCTCTATGTCAGTGTCGCCATGCTGAAAAAAGACATGTTCCTCAACAACCTGCAGAAAACCAGAAAAGCCCTGCTGGTCAAAAAAGTATAA